The following is a genomic window from Mustela erminea isolate mMusErm1 chromosome 14, mMusErm1.Pri, whole genome shotgun sequence.
TCATGCTGTTTTTGTCTTAGTATGTGAGCTTTGCAAGGATATTTTTATTGTAgtacagaaggaaaaattttaagtcGATGAATGACTCTCTGATGATGAAATTGCTGACTCGTTAACCAGCCTCTCAGAAGAGCTTGTGGGGACAAGTGGTGAGGTCTCGGGGTGGGGGGAccctctttctctgttcattAGGATAGCCTTTGTTCTAGAAATGCAGAGTCCCAGTCTTAGCTTAACTTGGAATGTCTGGAATAATTGCCCCTCAAGGACACAACTGGACTTTCAAGATTCTCAGCATATCCAAGTCCTCATTGTCCCTGTGCTCAGCTCCTTTGCTGGACatccatcacctcctccaggaagctctccaaGCCCCCAAAGTCTGTTGGGTCTTCTCTTCCAAGCCCCTATGGTTTCCTATACAAACCTCTATGTGCAACATCATTAATACTTAAGTGAATGTCCCTGTTTGATCCCCAAGGCCAGACACTGGTTCTCAGTCATCTCTATGTCCCTGTTGCTTGAGCCCAGCTCTGGGGCCTGAGTGGGAGTAACCGGTGAATGTCTATGGAATGAAGGACATTCTACATGAGTGCTCTCTGGTTTTTCTCCTGGGAAAAACATGAGCAACCCCAGGGCTTTTAATGTCATTGAATTCTTGAAACTTTAGGaagatctataaaaaattttaaagcatgtgGATAATCTGGGTACCTTATAAACCCCGTGTGGCACACGAGTCTTACACCCTAGTTCGCATTAGGCTGGCAATCAGGACCACCTCAAGTGGATGAGTTTATGTATCCATAGTGTCCACACTGGGAGACTGTGTCATCTCTGCCCATGACAGTGAGAACCCGTCTCCCACAGAGGAGTCAGCCTCCCATTGAGTCCCATAGGCAAGTGGATTTTACAAACACTCAGCTCAACAGTCACATAAAATCAGTGCTGTTAGTTTGAGTTTTTATGGCTGTTGTCactgtatttaatttataaatgcatGCTTATTTTATACTTGTAAACAACTATCAATCTGAATGTTTACATGAGTGAATTTTTTCAGCTGCCATAATTTAAGCCAACACGGATGTGTAAGAAGGTTCTGTGCTTTGCAAGGAAACTACTCAAGTTGGAGAAAATACTGCAATGGGGCATTCTCACTCCCTTCTCCTAAGACCGAAGGCAGCTCAGTCTGCGGTGCTGGGTGAGCACTGGGAGAGGCGTCAGGAAGGCTGACAGAGCCTAATGTTCATGGTTTCCATCCCACCCTGTCCCCTGACCTTATCTCCAGGTCCTTGTGCTCTGCTCCGAGCCCAGTACAGCAGGGCCCAGGGCTGAGTGGCATGCACCACAGGCTCACACACTCACAAGCTCATACCCACACGCATGGACACATAAGATCTGGCTCCTGAGCTCTAGATGTAGTATTTTCATAAACTGTTTATTCCATCTTCCCTACAGCTCAGCACACCCAAGACCCCATTTTCCCTGTGCCCAGCCCATCTGCTGGTGGGGCCTCAGCTCCATTACACTGGGTGGGGAAGCATTAGAGGCAtagaagaaaatcagagaaaacacACTGGGCTCTCTTAATTCCCACACCACTGTGCACTCATGCACCAGATTCATTCTGCCAAACCCTCTGACAGATGCCCAAAGCCCTCAGAGTCCTAGGGGCTGGTAGGACACTCTGTGTTTGTCCAAAGTCAACTGGTTTTTTCCCAAATGTATTTATGCCTTTCTGGGCATTTAAATCAATAAACCTTGATTAACCACTCATTCTGTGCTTGCTCTTCTAAGGACCTGGGACGCAGAAGGCTCCCCGCTGGAAACATGGACTTTTCTGGCTTCTGCCTTCCTGTCTCTAATTCCTCATCAGCATCTGAATTATTTCCTAGGTCTGCCTAACAATATActacttttcttaaaattctggaggccagaagtctgagatcaaagtgCCTGTAGGACCAGTATTTCTGAAACTCTCTGCTTGGCTTCTAGAtgaccatcttctccctgtgtcttcctcACATGCTCTTACATCTGTGTTTTAAtctactctttttaaaagacagcagtcagattggattagaaCCCACACTTGTAACTTTATTTTACtgtaattacctccttaaagaccttatctccaaataaggtcacatcatgaggttctgggggttaggacttcaacacatgaAAATGGGTGgtacacaattcagcccataatagcATCCATCACTGAGCACCTCAGTGCCATCTTTGATGGGACCTCCATCCTTTTCCACCAGCCTCTGACCTGGACCCCCTTTGTGATGTCACATTCCGCAGTCAATGTATTCCTTAATATCTgccattcctctctctctacccttttgtctcccttccccaacttctttttccctttgtcctcTTGCACAGCCTTTGGGTCTCCCTTCAGGGCCCTGTTTGTAGGGCCCTTGATTCCTTTCCCAGCTTCACTGTGTTTACTCCTTCCTTCAACTGAGCTCCCACCCTGGTTCTCTTTCAAGATCTCCCTCTCACTCAGAGCTTTCATCAACCGCCATAAGTCATAAGGACATACCACAAAAAGAGCTTTGTAACATAACTCTCTTGAGTTGGCTGGGTCCTTCTCCATTACAAATTAGTCTTAGAATGAAAGCTAATGTCATTTGCAAGGACCAAGGAGTGTGATGTTAGAAGTTGGGGTTCTTCAAGCTTGTAGACCACAAATGTGGACAGGGGAGGCCCCCAAGGTCACTTCTCAcctgaagtaatttttttaattacatttaaattcaatcacatttaatttaaatgattaaatgtttccttttactaCAAAAGCCACACTTCCTCAtctaaaaaactttaaaaataatgtgcattCCAGAGAAAAAATTTATCAATAATTATCAACTAGAGGTAATCACATCGACATTTCACAATACTTAACATTAATATCTGCCTATCTAGTGAATGGAGCATTGTCTATGTTATTTCCTAATTAGCCACACCTAATTCACAAGAAAGCTTTCGATATCCACTTTGTGTCTCAGCCCTTTACCTCTTTAATGATCTCAAGTTAATTCATTTGCACTTACAAGGTAACTATATTGTCTTCTTCCAAAAATGGAGATATTTTTGTCCCTTATTtatgtttcatgtttttattgaatttaatttccaggatattaaataaaaatttatatttttctatttccttgtgcTTTGGTCTCATATCTAAGAGACTATTGCCTGACCCAACATTGTAGAAATTTATACCTTTGTCTTCCTGTAAgagctttatagttttaactgctacatttaggtctttttcattttaatgtttacatatgatgtgaggtagggatccaacTTCACTTTTTTGCATatagatatccagttgtcccagcactatttgctgaaaagattattctttcccccattgaattatCTTGGCATCCTAGTTGAAAAAATTCTATTagctattattttgttgtttacaaATGATATTGATGTATTCACTGTTTTAGTGCCGTCTTTGTCAGGCATTGTTACCAGGTTTCCATAATTGTTATAAAATGAGTTGCATCTTTTTTTATGGTTTGGGAAAACAAAAGGTCTAAAGtggttaaacatttaaaatgtttgaggTCCCTTGAGTCCCCTGGAGGAGTTCTCCTTACCCACCCTGATACTTACCTTATTTGGTGGCAGTCCCAGGTTTTTACAAAGTGATGAGTTTAAACCACAAATGAATACTGAACTCAGCTGAGTTTAAGCTATACTTTAAGAACAAGTGACTATTTAAGAGTAATTTTATCCTTTCCTCCCCCATACGTGTCAGCTTAAGTTATTCTCTACATTAAAAGTTTGCTTACCCAAGGTTTCTGtcatctttcatttattctgaaCGCCCATCATTTTCTCCTGATCTCCAGCTGCTGCTACTTAATCTAAAGAAAATACAACCTGTGGAGTTGACATGTTTGCTTTTCTAAATACCTTGCATCTgtctttacattaaaattttcttctccaTGTGATGGTTACAGCACAGGCTCTGAAACCACACTGCCTAGGGGTGAAACCTGAGTCTGCTGTATACCAGCTGTACAGCCTTGGCAAGATCTTTGTCTACTCACCTATCAAACTAATCAAGTACTCACCTCATTAGATTGTGGAGAGCATTACATGACTTAATATTTACAGGGTTTTTAGAATGATGCTTGACCCTTAAAATATCAAGGCTACGCTTGTCTTAAAGGCTGAAATTCCAGACCATAGATGCCATGCCTCATTTTTCTTCACACACTGATTTCTAAATTGAAATGTTCTCACTAGTGCTCTATTATTTCTGGCTTCTACCTGCCTACTGAGCCTCCGTCAAACACCAAATAGCCCTTCTAAGAAGAACGTGACAAAGTTGGGCCATTGTCCTATCCCTTTATCCTTTCAaagctcctccagctcctttcATAATTTAGAAAGTCTGTGAATCTGTGGCATCTTAAAATTGGTGATAACATCCTCAATGGGGCTGATGTCCATTCTAAGATGATCTCATGGCTTCCTGTTCCACTGAGGCTGAGAAAATGCATCCCACATGAGACCCACATAAGGCATCATGTTCTTAGCTAATTACATATACGTAGATGACTGCAATTGCCAACCCAAGTAATACTCTTCCAAGCTCCAGCTCCTTCTAACTCCCCTCTGGATGTTTCTATCATAAGCTGAGCTTATTCAAAAGTGGATTCAGCAGTATTCCAGCAAATCTTCTCCTTTGCTATTCCATTATCTGGAAATGGCCCCAACATTCTCCAGCCACTCAGTTGAAAAATTTGGAAGTCATTCTAGATAACTTCTTCTCACCACCCTCATCAAACACTAGCCAAATCTACCATTTCCATCTCTCGAATATCTCAAACTCATCCTGTCTTCAATACTTTGTAACTGCACTACTTTTTGCCAGCAATGCTCCCTCTCATTCACACTCAACCCTGCTCACCGGAGTAATCTTTTGCAAATGCAAACCTGACTTACTTACAATTCCTCAAGTTTTCTTTGTAGGTTTGGGGGAAAGTGTGGGAAttcaagttttataattttgtctcCTAAGTCCTACTTGACCTTACTGTCCATCTGAGTGCAACAGAGAACACAAAAATGTCCTAGTCAAGGGCACATTTCTTGATATCTATTCAGGATGCAGCCCTCTCTCACCTGTTTCACTGTTCTAggatttccccatttttcttgCATTCTGTCTCCTCCTTTCTACTGATTCATTCTCATTAGCATGTAAACTTGCTCCCTTCCCtatcttcatctttttaatttccttttgtacaGCTACAGCCATGGTTGCTTCCCCTTTTAAACAAACCTTGCCAACAGAGTTGTCTTATGCTTGTTCCCTGTGGTTGGCCTCGTGTCCACTATTGGCCTGTGCTCATCTGGCCTCTGCCCCACTCAGCCTGAGACTGCTCCCATCAAAGCCATCAGCAACCTCCACGTGccagatgaaatgaaaaatgtctcaTCCTTAGCTCACTCCCATATTCTCCCACATTTGACACTGCTCATCCCTCCTCGAAATaatcttagttttgttgaccTTGAAGAAAACTCCTAAGAAAAGCAGCCCCCAtgccatttctctttccttctcaggCCACACTCTTTCAGTGTAACTCCACCCAGCTCCCTACTTAACCTCAGCCACCCACTGTTGTGGTTTTAAATATGGTACCATCATGTGCTGTTAGCTTTCTAATTTGTTTCTAATCCAGACTGATCTTCTGAGTTCTAAATCATACACCACTTACCACTCAACATTTGTACTTGGGTGTGTCATTCGCATTTAGAATTGACCTAGTCCTAATTGACTTCAACCTCCACCATCCTCGACATGTACATCCACATGCAGACACTTGTActcatgtacatacatacacacacacacactcacacactcacacatgcactttcacacacacacacacacacacagccaactTTCCTCTAAAGTTTCCCATATCCGGTAGTGTACCACCACCTACCATTTACTCCTGCTAGGAACCTGCAAGTCTACCTTGACAAActcatttcccccaccccacatccaCCCATCCCCAAGTCCCCAAATAGGCCTTGAATACATCCATGCACTCCCTCATGGCTTGTGACAAGCCTTAGGCAAGCATTACATTGTCCCTTGTCTGGACTTCTCCAAGAGCTTCTTAAGCTATCTCCCTACTTATTCTTTTAACTGTACCAGTCAATATTTCATATACAACCAGAATGAGTTTGAAATATGAATCAGATTATgctacttctctttttaaaaccatCTGCAAATAGAATGAGGCCTACACTGAGACAGCACAATTGGGAAAATCCTCTTTGAAAAAGTAACAAAACTGAAACCTCCAGGATGAGCAAGGGGTCATCCAAAAGAGTGACAGAGAAGGATTTGCACTCCACTTAGAGGAGagagtaagtgcaaaggccctgaggtatgAGAGCTTGGAGCACAGTGAGTGAAACAGCGAATGCTATAAAATGGTGATGGAGAAGTTAGTAAAGTTGGGCCATAGAGGGCCTTGGAGGTCATAAAACGAGTACTTCCATAgttatttctaaatatgtatatatggagTCTGTTTTTGCCCACCAGCCATAAGCTCCATAGGAAACCATGCATGCCTATTCACCAGTTTTTTTGCATGCCcagtacagtgtctggcacatagcaggtactAAATCTTTATGGAGCACATGAGGGGAGAAATGTCTCCAGCATTCCAACCAGACTGAGTCACTGGCAATTGACCAAAGATCTTGTGCCATTCCCTGTTCTAAGATCCACATTCTCGTCCAGCTCAGTGATTATCCACCAAGCAGTGATTTTGCCCTCCAGGGAATGTTTGTTAATATCCaggacatttttgattgtcacaattGTAGGGAAGAGGATGCCactggcatctggtgggtggAAGCCAGAGATGCTGTCCAACATCCTACAATGAGAGGGCAGCCCTCCCTGACACAAAGACAATTATTCATCCCAAAATGTCAGCAGCACCAAGACTGAGAAGGCCTGGTCTTACTAATTCTACCTGTCCTCCAAGCCTTTATGAACATTGCCTCTTTTGGAAAGTCTTCCTTCCTCATCAACCAATGTGAggtttttatttgggggggggggggcctccaCTGAGATCACCAAACCTATTTTATGTGATTCAGTCCCTTGCCTTGTAATTGCCTATTCTATGTGCCTCTCACTAGAAGGCTGGGCTGTATGTTTCATTAGCCTAATCTACAGTGAGCCTTCCATGTATTTTCTTGAATGAATGCAGCCCCCTGAgctggggacacagagcaggGTGCAAACGAATTTTGcaacaacattttaaaacataaggTTGACCTATGTGAACTCACAGGTAGCAGGACTTACCCAGACCCCATCTCTACCTCTGGGAAGCTGCCTGTCTCCAGGTATCTGTGCTGGTGTGTAACCTACAGAAATGGCAACTTCCTGCAGCTCCAACCTAATAGCATGGTTCACTCCTTTAGACATGGCCTTAAATTCTGAGTTACTCAAGTTTAATCCCACTAAAATAAGACATAACTAGGGCATATGGCGGGTTcctaacaatgaaaaatataggGCTGACGCTTCATCTGCAGTTGGCTCTCCTTTGAGTCATGACCTGCTTGATTTACcaacaaaaatagaaatcccTGTAGCCACAGGCTTGCGGGCTTCAGATCTCGTGCCCATGGTCAGAAACATTTGAAGCCCACGTTTTTGGATTCAGGTTTGAAATGGACTCTGGTTGAAATGCTGTGCCCTTTGGAGGGGATCTTCCCCTTCCCTTGTCATGGCCGCCCAGTTCTAGCTCTTGCTGGCTTTCATCCCCCGGCACCTGTAGTTCCGGTCCTGCTGACAGGGGAAGGAGCAACCGAGGTGCCGGAGGTGAGGGCAGGACTGGGCCCATCACCTCCAGCTCACTCCTTCTGCTGCCGCAAGGGAAGCACCCTGGCATGCGGCCTGCAACATTCACTGCCTTCCGAAGggctctgttcctcctcctccagctgttGCTCCTGAACTTGGCCCCGGGCCCGCCTTCTCTCCAGCATCTCCTCGAAAAAGATCTGGCAGCTGAAGCCCTCCTGGATGCCATACTGGGCGTGCTTGAGCAGAGCCTCCAACGTGGGGAAGACCCGACAGCAGGCCACGCAGCGCAGCCCATAGTTCGTGGTGACAAGCCAGTCTGGGGTGTCCCGCAGCTCCTGCAGGCAGCACTCGAGGGACCCCAGCAGCTCTGGGTCATCCTCCTCTGGGCAGCAGTTGTTCTTGCTGGCTTCCAGTTCCCAGCGCAGGTCGGTGTTGGAAGCCATCTCGAAGGAGGAgcctttcctcctctgcctcttgaTGAACTCAGCTTCATGGATGCGGGGTTTCCTGCTGACAGGCTCGAAGCCCGTCTCGGTCTCCCAGGCCACGGCCACGCCCTGCACGGTCTGCACGTGGGTGTAGAAGGCGCACACGCTCTGCTGGGCGGCATCCTCGTCATCGTATGCGCAGGAGTAACAAGACTGGTACTGGGAGTAGGACTGGTACTCGGAGGAGGACTGGGAGGACAGAGAGCTGCTCCAGCTTAGCATTGCCCGAGCCTTGTTGGCCAAGTAGACGTCATCCTCATGGGGAACGGCTGGTCCAGGCCGTGGAGATGTCTGCTCTCTCTTTATGGCCCCTGGAAGTGGAAGGACATTTTCATCAGTGCCCCCTGCAAGGATCAGTACTGAAACCCCCCTCAGGACTCTGAAAGGGCGCGGGCTCCAAGGCCCTGAGCAGGTGCCTTGTGCTCCTGTGGCTGTTTCCTTCTAAGACGGGGATGGCAATGCTTACCTCGTGGGGTAATGATGAGGATCAAACAATGTATGAATGAGATCGCCAAAAACAACTAAACCCCCAAAGACCATCTACTGGTGAATGGACCAATGGTGGTACATCCATACCAGGCAAGCCTATCCACTGGTAAAAAGCATGATCCCCTAATACCGACAAAATGTGGAAGAATTTCTAATGCATATGCTAAATGGAAGCCCCGGGGCAGAAAGCCCATACAGTATAGGACTCTACCTAgatgacattccagaaaaggtAAAACTACAGGGCGAGAGGAGAGATCAGGAGTtaccaggagctgggggtgggtgagTAGATGGAATGCAGATGCAGGGTAACTGATTTCAAATGGTCACTAGGGAGCCTTTGGGGATGGTGAAAATATTCCATATCGTGATCATGCTGGTGCTTACCCAAATGTATACTTTCCAAAGTTCTGCAAATTGTGTACTGAAAACTGATAATATTTCtgtttaaatatgaatatttaaatttaaatataaactcaaGCAAACCAATCTCAAAAACCATGCATGGGACATGATTTGGACAAGGCCTTCCAGCCCCACAATACCCTTTGGCATTTGTGACGTGTCTCCGTCTTACAGAGGGAACATCTCGCCCTCTCCTTGAACATTCACTGTACCCCATCACCATCTAAGAGTTTTGCCATGTTTTAACTCcattaatattgaaaaaaaaaaaaagaaagaaatcaccttGTTGTAATTCCCATTtgacagattaggaaactgaggcaaaaagaGTTTAGCTGACTGATGAGCTGGTATTATCCTTAGGTGCTACCCACGGTCACTTCATTGTGGTCTTCAAATTGATGCTCTAGATTAACTTTACTCAATTTATTATAAAGGACTTCTTTATATTATTCTGAAATCATGGGATTCACATGCCAGTTCTGTTTGTCCAatgtacatgaatatatataatgatgaacattttacaATTTCATCCTCATACCTTCTGAAATCCCCTCAGGTACTCACAATGGCCTCAAGCATACCCACCACCCATTTTTATGGCCAATACAACACTTTGGTAACAGCACTGAGGGGTGACCTCATCCTCTGGGGGCCTCCTTCCCAGGGGACACAGCTGGCAGCACCCTTCCACCCTTTCTTGGGACCTACCTGACCAGCACACTTCCGTGCCCTCTTCCATAGACTCCGGGCTGGCCAGGCTGAGACTGGTGCCATCTGTGGGTGACTGTTCTACCCTGTGCTCCATGAAGTGGCGTTTCATGATTGGACACCAGCACCCAGGGGACTCAGTGCTCCAGCTCTTTGGTGAAAGATGGCTTGGGCTGTGCTGAAGCCCTCCACTGGTCCCAGCCCAAGTGGCTGCTGGGCTCCTTGCTGTCACTAGGATGCTGGCTTTATTCTGTGACCTCATCAATGACACTGGCCTGTTCTGTGACCTATGGCAAAGACTCCCCACCTGGAGCCCAGGAGAGGCTTCTTATCAGGATCTCATTTCCCCATGGGGAACTTTCCTGTCTTGTTTATTGTCAGGGACAaaaacacagaacacacacacacacacacacacacacacacacctataaaCACTtgtacacacatagacacacaaacATCTAAACATACCCCACAAagacatttatacatatataaacacacatacccTCACACTGACACATAATCACTCAGACACACATACATtcaaacatacataaatacacacatttaaacacagagacacaaacatacacattcatacacacacaaacacacacaaattcatATACACATTTACCTAACAACACACATATGTTCACGCATGCATACACTCTAACTCACACCACATTCACTTAACTACACACATGCTCCCACACTGTCATCACCCAGTATCAAAATAGGCTGACCTGATATTGAGGAAACAGCAGATGACTGAACATCTTACCTCCTCCCCAGTGTCGCACCCCTGCCTCATTTAGACCTCTTGGCCCTCCATGGCCTAAGTCCCCAGGTGCCAGGAACagcctacctcagggcctttgcacttgccctTCTATCAGGCACACCTTGCTCTAAGTTCTGGTGGCTCAATCTCTCAGTACAGTCTGCTGAAACAGCATCTGTCCACCCATCTTTCCCCCTTaccctgcttttgtttttgcccTCAGGCAATTttatgtatgtgcacacatgcataatGGGCTTATCTGTATTCATCTCTCTTCTTAaaggtaagctccatgaggaagagagtccattcagttttcctctgTCACACCCCTAGCATCTAGAATAATGCTTGACACATGAACAAGCATTCTAGAAATAATCATCAAATCAGTGAATGACTAAACAATACATTGGAGCTCCTGAGTGTATTTGTCAAGGGCACGCCTACCTAGCAgatctgccttctctctgcatcTCGGTTTTCTGCTGCCCTGAAGCAAGATGGTTCTCACCCCATGACTTTGGGTCCCCTCCATTCTCCACCTGCAAAAACCTCAGTCCAGACACAGTCACTCTGGCACATCTTCCcgcctgccccctctctctgctcctggagGTCCTTATGTTGGAATGTACTTTCTCCTAAATACTTCTCTCCAATTCCCTCTCATCTCTGCTCAGGGTCACCACCTCTATTCCTCTGCATCCGCAAATCTAAATAGCTCGAAAAGGTAATGATTGGAAATAATCCCTATAATTCCAAAGTAACCCCCACACCACCCACACAGCCAGCACTCAGGAAAATATTCTCCTCTCTAGAACAAAAGGCCATTGCATGAAGGAGAACAGCACAGAGCTTTACAGAGTAATAAGAAGTCACACTTACACCTACAAAGAGACAATGTTCCCTGGTGGAAAGAGGAAATACAGTGATCGTGTTCTCTCTTACCAAATAAATCCAGAGGCTGGCCTTATAAAAATAAGGGGGTATCACGCAAAAAATAAGTAcatcaatggaagaaaaaagtagTCCAGAAAAAGATCacattatatatttgaattttcgtaagattttatttatttattaaagagagagagagcacatgcatgagccagggaaggggcagaaagagagggagagaatctcctgcagactcctgctgagcttggagcccaacccggtacttgatcccatgaccctgagatcatgacccgagccgaaatcaagagtcagacacttaaccaactgggccacccaagtgcccctatataTTTACACTTAAgagataaaaacaataaaatctaggagaaaaaaaagactcagtGAGTAAGTgatgctgaaaatttttattcactatttttttttaagccaccacTGGCCTTACCTCATATAAAACTACTAGGGATATTTTCATAAGATGCTGgggttgtgttttcattaaaagTGTATAGAAAGAAACTATAAGTTAACACCCTAATTATAGGCTGGTTTTTCTGAACCTAAATGATATCAATCATCACAAGCATCGGGAATCCTTGTCATCTTTTCTTAACTTCATCGCTTAAAAAACCCTCattgtttcaatttgcatttctctgcttTTTAGTGAAACTGCCATGAGCAGCTCAGTGAGGGAAATGAACAAGCAATTCCCAGGAGAAGGAATGCAGATGGCTGAGAAACAGATGAGATGTTCAGTCCAACTCGACCTAACTCTAATGAGGaaactacaaattaaaaacacatgatGTGCAGTGTATTGCGTTTGCCCCTAAGACAAGCAAGAATGAAAAAGACTGACAGTTCTCCGGGAGCGTGAGGGGGTAAGGAAGTGAACACTTATACTCTCCTGCTAACAGTATACCTGCCTTTCTTCAAGGCAACTGGAGAGCACCCATGCAATTAAAAGTGGGTGTGTTCTTTCACCCAGTCATCTCTTTCCTGGGAAACGTTCACATTTTGTGCTATGGGCATGAAATCACAcctggagaaatatttattgccGTCtaatttataagagaaaaagaaaaaggaaacatttcaaagatccatcaaaagaaaaagcCGTTATATAAATTACAccataaccaaactgtggaataCTATGCTATAGTAAAAAATACAGATCTGTATCTACTAATAAGTGAATTCACGTGAATTGCAGAAAGGAAAAATGCAAGGGAATTCCACTTAAGTAACTGAAAATTAAACACGCACCCCCTCCCACAAAAGCCCTAAACCAAGTCTTAGTTATCTATGCATGCAAAGGAATAGAGGACATCTGAAGATCATCCCCTGCCCTTGGGAACGGTGGTGAccttggaagagggagagagagtagatGGGGCTGTAAGAGATTATATTTTCCAGAGATGGCCACATTGGTGTATCTCCCATCCCACATGCTCTTCTTACAACGTGAGTGAAGTCGACACTGCTGCATGGAGAGAGGCTCTCTGTCTTCCAGAAGCCAGGTGGACTTTGTAGCTGCCTCCACCAATAGAAGGCAGGGAGCAATGCTTCCAGACTTTCAAGACTGTGCCATAAAAGACCATAGGGATTcctcctggttctctctctcgatctccctgtttctctttctacatCCCTTTGGACTCAGCCACCATGTTGTGAAGAACCCCAGGCCCCACGGAGTTGCTCCAACCAGCAGCCCTGGCAAAGGTCCCAGCCAACCAGCAAATGCGCAAGTGAATGAGCCTTCGGATGCCTCTGCCAACGAGCTTTTAGAATCTTCCAGCTGGGTCCCCACACATCTCAGAGCAGAGAATAGCCATCCCCTCCAAATCCAGCCATCAGCCCTGCCTGAATTCCTTGCCCTCAGAAACAGTGAGCGTAAT
Proteins encoded in this region:
- the FAM170B gene encoding protein FAM170B, with the protein product MKRHFMEHRVEQSPTDGTSLSLASPESMEEGTEVCWSGAIKREQTSPRPGPAVPHEDDVYLANKARAMLSWSSSLSSQSSSEYQSYSQYQSCYSCAYDDEDAAQQSVCAFYTHVQTVQGVAVAWETETGFEPVSRKPRIHEAEFIKRQRRKGSSFEMASNTDLRWELEASKNNCCPEEDDPELLGSLECCLQELRDTPDWLVTTNYGLRCVACCRVFPTLEALLKHAQYGIQEGFSCQIFFEEMLERRRARGQVQEQQLEEEEQSPSEGSECCRPHARVLPLRQQKE